The segment ACGAAAAATATAATGATAGGAAAAGGGCAGCAGAAGAAGCGGTTTCCGAAACGGGGGTATCTGTCGTCATTGCTACGATTTCCACGTTATTTGTGTTCGTTCCGATGTCATTTTTGGACAGCTTTATCGGGTCTCTGTTTTCAGAAATGGCAATTGCCATTTCATTATCACTATTAGTTAGCTTAATCGTTGCTCTTTCATTAACTCCTACATTATATTTTTTGATTCCAAGAATTTATCCCGCTAAAGGGACAAGAATTTTTAAGATATTTCTTAAAGCGGAAGAAATTGAATCTTGGATATTGCAAAAACATTCTGAAATTTTAAAAAATTTCATCGGAAGACCGAAAAAACTCATCATAATTTTAATAACCTTCTTATTGGTTTCTCTAACTTCCTTGGTGGTAGTAAAAAAAGAAATTTTACCAGCAATGGAAACTGGAGAATTTGCAGTAACCTTAAATTTCTCGCCGGGAACAATTCGAGAGAGAATGGAAGACTCTACCTTAGGTTTCGAGGCATATGTTAGAGAGCAAATTCCGATAGAAAGGACTGTAATTCGAATTGGAAAAGAAATCGAGGCATCCGGTTCATCGTCTTTAGGCTCAGAAGCTGTTTCGGAAATTCGGTTCATTCTAGATTCTTCATATAGGACCAAGACGGCGAAATATGTTGAATACTTGAGAAAAACTATTATATCCGAATTTCCTAATATAGATGCAAAAATACGTTATTCGGGAGACATTCTTACTTCATTGATCGGTGAGAATTCTGAAATTCGATTAGAATTGAGAGGAGAAAATTTTTCAGAGTTAGAGACTTGGGGTGAAAAAATTGTTCAGCAATCACAATCTATTAAATCTATTTTAAGTAGTAAACACACACTTTCTGAAAAAATTAGATCTTATTCTTTAAAAGCAGATGAAGCGAAAATGTTAAGGTATGGATGGTCTAATGATTCTTTAGCTGAATATTTAAGAATTGCTACTTTAGGTGCCTATTTCTCCGGTCTTGAAATTTCAGGAAAAGAAGTCCCCATTCGTTTGATTTTTAGAGAGGAAGATGTTCAAAATGCGACTTCTCTATTAAATTTTACCATTCCAACAGGAGAAAAATTAGTTCCGATCGGAGAATTAGTAGAGCTTAATAAAGAAACTGGTTATAGATATCTATATGGTATCGGTAGTCAAAGAGCCAATATTGTAACTCTTGTTCCTGAATCCGGAAAAAAAGATTCAGCGACAACAGACCTTCTGAATCGTTTAGAAAAAATTCCTGCAAATCTTTCTATTTCAACTTCAGATCAAGAGGACTATTCGGAAGTTTCGGCTGAACTTGGATTTTCGATCTTGTTAGCTTATGTGGTTCTCTTCCTTTTGATTGCAGGACAGTTCGAATCCCTTCGGGTTTCATCCTTAATTTTAATTACGGTTCCGCTAGTCGTGTTTGGATCTGTAATCGCATTAGTTATTACTTTTAATTCTTTGAATGCGAGCTCATTTGTCGGTCTAATTCTTTTAATGGGGATTTCCGTAGACTCTGGAGTTTTATTTTACGAATATTATCATTCTTTTTATAATAAAAAACGGATAAGTGAAGAACCGGCAATTACCGCAGCTTCTACAATTGTTCGCCCAGTTATCATGAACTCTTCTACGACGATTGCCGGTCTACTTCCTGTTATGTTTGGTTTAATTCCTGGTTCGGAATTTCAGGCGTCGATGGCAATTGTGGTCGGCTTCGGTTTGATTCTCAGCGTGTTAAACTCGTTATTCGTTCTGCCTACGTTCTTTGTTATGACTTCGGATAGAAAGAATGCTTTTAAAAATTAAGAGAATATCTAAAAGCAGACCGGGAGCGTTCCTTTCCTTATTCTCAATCCTTCTTCTTTTATCTTTATTGCGTATATTTAATGTTCCTCTACAAACATTTCCGGATTTAAAATCGCCGACTGTTACAGTAACAACGAGCTGGCCGGGCACGGACGTCTCAAAAATAGAAAGGGAGATTACTTTCCCTCTTGAGGAATCGATTAGCTCGTTAGGCGGAATTTCAAAGATTCGTTCGGTCACTGAGTCGGGCAAATCGATGATTACTATCTCTTTTACAACTGGAATCAATCTTTCTGTAAAAATTGCCGAGTTGAGAGAGAAGATCGAAATTATTTCCGTTCGTTTTCCAAGGGATGTTAGAAGGCCCTCTATCCAATCTTTCGATTCATCTGAAAGCCCCGTTTTTATAGCATCAGTTGCTAACGTAGATGAACAAGATTTGTTTGAAACAAGGCGACTTATTGAACAAAAAGTCAAACCTTATATGGAAGGTGTCCCTGGAATTGGAAGGGTCTTAGTCGTAGGTGGAGAAGATAAAGAAATTCTAGTTTCTTGCGATCGCGATCGTTTAGAAGCGGAGAATTTAACGATTGGGGACGTTCTAAATATTGTGCGTCAAGGTTCTTTATATTCGAGAATTGGAATCGAAAAAGGAGGAAACATAGAAGTTCCGATTTATTTAGATAATCGAAAATATACTCCAACTGATTTTGCTTCCTTGCCTATTTCATTTCGCGGACAAGGAACTTTATTCTTGAGAGATGTTGCCAAGGTCGAGTATGCAAATAAAGATTTAGAAACGATTTTTCGTAGAAATGGTAAGGCAGGTGTCAGCATTTATGCTTATGCTTCGGGAAGTGTTACTTT is part of the Leptospira neocaledonica genome and harbors:
- a CDS encoding efflux RND transporter permease subunit, which translates into the protein MKNAVSFFLSRPIAVLAFFVSLVIFGILSLFDLKITTLPDIGFPKILIETKYPYAGIEETESLVSRPIAERLGSSRGVKAVYSVSEPGVSKITVTFVDNRDLDFKILELREKLEQVREALPQNVEKPVLTRYDPNAGSFLEIAVFPDKLNDPILLRSKVEEDWKPILERVEGIASLQIGGGYEREILAKVDSRRMLSFKLSPQNVGRSVVQSNRNVPAGSVPSGDKEVLVRVRGAAENLEDLSQTVVFVGQDGEPVRLKDFASLSYEYRKKSEKAIYNGKECVILYFFLESGGNPVEVSKKVRKQAEEILNSSRSELKFEMGFDESDYIKKAVAGLRTSLIIGAFLAFVVCALVLRNFSTPLIILIIVPVSVIASFFLFRLAGLSLNMMSLGGLAVGIGMLFDNSNVILSAAERVYEKYNDRKRAAEEAVSETGVSVVIATISTLFVFVPMSFLDSFIGSLFSEMAIAISLSLLVSLIVALSLTPTLYFLIPRIYPAKGTRIFKIFLKAEEIESWILQKHSEILKNFIGRPKKLIIILITFLLVSLTSLVVVKKEILPAMETGEFAVTLNFSPGTIRERMEDSTLGFEAYVREQIPIERTVIRIGKEIEASGSSSLGSEAVSEIRFILDSSYRTKTAKYVEYLRKTIISEFPNIDAKIRYSGDILTSLIGENSEIRLELRGENFSELETWGEKIVQQSQSIKSILSSKHTLSEKIRSYSLKADEAKMLRYGWSNDSLAEYLRIATLGAYFSGLEISGKEVPIRLIFREEDVQNATSLLNFTIPTGEKLVPIGELVELNKETGYRYLYGIGSQRANIVTLVPESGKKDSATTDLLNRLEKIPANLSISTSDQEDYSEVSAELGFSILLAYVVLFLLIAGQFESLRVSSLILITVPLVVFGSVIALVITFNSLNASSFVGLILLMGISVDSGVLFYEYYHSFYNKKRISEEPAITAASTIVRPVIMNSSTTIAGLLPVMFGLIPGSEFQASMAIVVGFGLILSVLNSLFVLPTFFVMTSDRKNAFKN